Within Caloenas nicobarica isolate bCalNic1 chromosome 20, bCalNic1.hap1, whole genome shotgun sequence, the genomic segment CACCCCGCTGGGGTGCAGCCCCACTCCTGCCACCCTCCACTCCACCATGGGGACCAGGGCAGCTCTCCCCAGGTCCCGCAATGCCCTGGTGAGTGGAGGCTTTGGAGGCACCTCCTGCGCATAGGCAGGGGACAGGTCCCCCCCACCGCAGGTCCCCAGGGGGTTTTTGACCCAAAGGGTGTCCCCAAGCTGCAGGGTGCCTTTGGGCACGTCTCCCAGCACAACGCCTggcctgcagccccagcagccagaCTGTCCTCCAACCATGCTGGAGGTGCCTGATAAAATCTATCTCACAGTTCGGAAGTGTTTGGCCACAGGAAAACGTGTTATCCAAGTACTGCCCTGGCTTGGACGGGGCGAGAAGGTTGCAAGGATTAGCTGGGACCAGAAGGATGGCGATGCTTCCAATACAGCCCAGGGGCCATGGcagcctgcacccctgcccACAGGGACTGTGGGACAGCTCGGGCTGTGGGGTGCTGAGGTAGTTTTGGGCAAACCACTCCTGCCCATGTCACCTGGTCCCTCCCAGAGACATTTCTTTGGTGCCAGTTATAGGACAACTTTCTGCCTCTCACCTTTCCCCTGCCACGCTGGTGATAGAGCACCTTTTCACAGGGCACCACTGCCAGCTGGGTACCCCTGCCCACGCTGCCTGCCGGCTCTCTGACGCCTGGCAGCAGTAACACCTGCCTGGCACAGATAATGGTTCGCCAAACAGGATGCCGTGGGCGTAGATAAAGCCGAGGTTATCTCACTGCTTTTGTGGTAAGGAGTAAACAAGCGGCTCTGCCCACCCGGGGAATCCCAGGCAGTGCCTCTGTCCTGCCAGCAAGCCGGGGCACAGGGTGGGTAcggggtgctggggtgcagctcCAGGGGTGCAGCCATGCAGGCAGCCCTTGCCCTAGGCCAGAGCAGAAGCACCCTGCAAGTAGATCTGCTCCTGGGAACTCTGactgctctgcctgcaccctgaCGGGCTCCCCATGGCACCGTGCGTCCCTGGAAGGCTGGGATGGGCCACCAAACCCGACGGGCCCTCCCTTGATGGCACCCATCTTCCCGGCATGAGAGAAATACCTAAAGGTGTCATGCTGGCTTGGCACGGGGGCAACCCAGGCGTTGGAGGCGTTGGCAGCTGACGGAGcaggccaccagcatcccagaCGTCACCAGTGCTTTTGTCATATGTCTGGTTTAATGCAGAAATTTCAATATTCTCCTGTCCACAAAACACGCCCAGAGACAGATTCTTCTCTTCGTCACCTCCATCACCCCCTGCGCACCactgcctgctcccctcccctcctgcccggCTCTTTGCAGCATGGGTGGGCTCtgtcctcctctgctcctcctcgcCCGGGCCAGCGGATGAGCATACTCAGCCCCGAGAGCCGCGTCTCCAGCCAGGGGCAGCCACCGCAGAGCAAACAATGTCCTCTCCTCTGGCCAGGAAATCCTGCGGCATCCCCTCTGTCAAGCActgagcccagctgccttttaGCCCAAGACAGAAGCATCCTTGAGGGCGTTCTTCACCTTTTGGCAGGCCAGGGCTGAGCTTTCCTCTTCTCATTCTCACCTCCCTGCTTCAGCAGTGCTGGCAGTTTGATGCTTTCTCCCTGGGATCTCTGTTATCTTTCTGCTCCAAGAAGCTTGTGTCCTGTGACTTGCCAGTCTAGTCAAACTGCCgatttattttctgcaggtAAAGCAGGCTCTGGCACAATGTGCATTTTAAGGTCTTTTTTACATCTCAAACACTTCGCTTTTGTGGATCTATAAACTGCCCTGTCCACGCTGCCCGTGATGTTGCAAACCACCGGGCTTTACCCTGTAGAGCAACCCCAAGGACAGGGTAGCCCTGTCTGAACAGCCTCTGCCTTGGCCATCCAGCTCTTCATGCACAGGGTTGGTGGTGCTTGCTGGTGTTGTCTCTCTCTAACGGTTCTGACTTTTGGGGCAAGCccctgcaagaaaaaaacaaaaactaaaataacaAAGGGAAGGATGTTCCTAACCATTTGTTGTTGCCTTTGAAATGAATTCCTCATCCTCTGACCTCTCACAGCTCTGTTTTAGGAGCAAGATGATTACAAATACCAGTTTAACTGTGATTAGGCCACAGGCAGAGGGGTCCAAGCTCTTTCATAGctgagcagcaaaagcaaaaggtcTTCTCTGCACTTTTCTGCTAGGACATGGCAAGGCAACATAGGGAGTACTTTCCTAGCTTCTTTTACccttgaaaggaaaaggactgTTTTGCAGAGAGGCATTTCGGGTGGACTCACCCACCTGAGAGGAGGCAAAGCAGGacctccttcctccaccccatccctgctgctccaCCAGGGACtcggctgccccagccccaggctgtgACCGTACCTGGCGCCTCGGGGGAGAGCAGCATGCAGGGGGCAGCTTCCCGGCCTGCCTGGCTCCAACCACAGCCGCTGtccctcctctgctgcctctggcGCCGTCACACTGTTGTCACACAAAGGCTTCGCAGTGCTCAGCAAGAGTTAGaaacctgctttttctctctgggCGCTGACATTCTTCAGCAGAGGCATGGGGCCAGGAGCAGTGTCTGTCCTGATGGACACAGGTGCAGGCGGTGagtggagctgtgctggctgtggcaCCCGTCCCCTCTGCTGCGGGGATGCCGTGGGGATGTGGCACCTGTCCTCCCTGCCGCgggggtgctgtggggatgTTGTGGGCTTGCTGGGGGATGCTGTGACGTGTCTGCTGGCACGCAGGGAATTGCTCTCCACAATAAGCCGGACGAGTCCTGCCCCAGGGAAGTCCATGATCACCACTCCCCAGCACACGGGCTGCCCCCTCCggtgctgcaggtgctggtAGCAGCGGGGGTTCACGAAGCGGGCCACCACCTCGGGACAGGTGAAGAGCCCATTGCCGGAGCAGAAGGTGAGGTGGATGGTTGTGGTGTCCCCACCGGCCACCCTCTCCAGGTGCCGCTGGGCCCGTGCCCACTTGCGCTCCAGCGAGAGTACGTTCCAGGCATCACTGATGCTCAGCTGCTCGTAGGGGATGCCCAGCACCTCCTGTGCCAGCGCCTCCAGTACCACAATCTTCCCCCGCACCTGGCCCAGCGTCGGCACCTCCTCCTGGCACCACACGCGGCCCTGTCCCTCCTCCAGCAAGCAGCGGCGCAGCTGGGCAGCAAAGCCGGGCTGAGAGAAGATGGGCAGCTCCTCCTTGATGCGCATGAGCACGGCCTCGCCGGGGTGGGCACGGAGGAAGCGCAGGGTGCGGCGCAGGACGCCCCGCAGGCTGGCCCGCTGGAAGGTGCAGAGGTGGTAGACCTGGAGCTCACCTCGCACCAGCTTGCAGCGCACGTCCAGGAAGCGAATGCCGGCTGCCAGCTGGGCCTCCAGCCCCCAGCTCTGACACCGAAGGCGCCGGCCGCCGAACAGGCTGAGGGAGTCGTGGGTGCCAGGAATGGAGAGGCAGGAGAGCGGCAGGGCATCGGGGAGCCCTGCCATCCAGTCGGGGCAGCAGGCTGCTGGCTGGGGCGTGCAGTCGAATGCCACGCTGCGCTGGCACCGTGCCTCCATGCCAGCAGAAGAGTGGGTGCCTCAGCACCTGGCTGGCCCCACCAAGCCCTGATGTGGAGGAGAAGCAGACTACAAGCAGTGGGAGCGCTGCATGGCCCCCACACATCCTGACCCCACCCCTCCCTCAAGCACTCATCCCACTACCCCCAAACCCCAGTAGGTCCCAACCTCCCCCTCCTGCACCCACCTGGGTTTGCCTGTGGCTGGGGGGTGCAGCCCGCCGGATGGGGTGCGCGGCCGTGGGTGCCGGCGGCACACTGACAGGTGGAGCAGGATGCCGGCCATTAACCTGGTGACGCTCATGACGTGTGTCCTGCCTCGCACGTGCATCAGGGATTCATCCTCAGCCCTTGGCCAAGGGGAGCGCTCGGCTAACACGCCAGGCTGGAAAATCGCGTGGCTGATCCCAAAACCAGCCACTCAGCCTCtgcacctccctgcccaggaaTCAGGACAAACAGGATTGGGGTGCCGTGGGGTCCCTTGACGCtggctgtgggagcagctgcaCAGAGCCCCCGGGTGCCCGCGCACCCACCCCAGAGCCATGCCCAGGGGTAGGTCCCGGGAGGACCTGGCCCCCCGGTGACGATCGCCGTCGTCCCCATCAGCGGCACAACGTCCAGGCAGGGATCTGGAGCAGGGGGGCTGTGCTTGCCAGCACACCCCAGGCCCTGCTCAGCGAGGGTTCCCCAGGGAAGTGGGCTCCATCCCCTCGCTCCTCAGGCACCGGAGGCTGCTcccggcgggcagggctgctgtCACCGCGGGGTGTGAGCCCACGGCTGTGGCTGGGTCCGGAGCTGGTGCCCAGGTGGGTCGCTCACCTCCTGCCCGGGGACGCAGCCACACGGCCCCCCGCTCTGTCGCGCACACTGAGCGCTGCAGTTTTTGGGGAGGAGCCGCCCGGCAGGTCACAGACccctctgagcatccctccAGGGACACATCCCGTCCGCCAGAGCGGCGAGGGCACACAGAGCCTCCCGGGGACTTTCCGCCGCGGGCTCTGCCACCGCAAGGACACCAGCAGGCGTCCCTCCTGCGCGCTGCGGGCGGCGCCGAGGctgcgggcggcgcggggggacAGAAACGCTGCGATCTCCCCCAGTGTCTGCAAAAGCGTTTGACGGCAGCGTGCCGCACCGCAGCCTGCGCCCGCCGCCCCAGCAGCGCCGGGACGAGCCCGGCGCCCCGGCAGCAGCGCAGCCGCTccgcgccccggcccggcccggcatggcggcggcgggcggcggcagcTGCTTCGTGCTGGGCGCCTCGGGGGAGACGGGCCGGGTGCtgctgcgggagctgctggCGCGGCGGCTCTTCGCCAGGGTGACGCTGGTCGGGCGGCGCCGGCTGAGCCTGGACGAGGAGACGGGAGCGGCCGTGGTGCGCGGGGCCCGGGGagccgggggagcggggcggggccggggcgggcgcgcTGACCCCCGGCTGCCCCGCAGGAGCAGGCGGTGGTGGACTTCGAGCGGCTGAGCGAGCACGCTGCCGTCTTCCAGGGACACGACGTCGGCTTCTGCTGCCTGGGCACCACCAAAGCCAAGGCTGGCACGGTGAGCAGGACCCCGGCGGGGCAGGAGtcctccctgccctctccctgccctgctgaccGCGCTCTCCCCTTTACCTGCAGGCTGGCTTCATCCGGGTGGACCGGGACTACGTCGCGCAGGCAGCGGAGCTGGCACGGGCAGGGGGCTGCAAGCACTTTGTCCTGCAGTCTTCCCAGGGGGCAAACCCGCACAGCCGCTTCCTCTACCTCCGTGTGAAGGTGAgggggcagctggggtgggCTCCTGATGCTCGTGCAGTCACAAAACGCTGGGATGCTCGAGAATGAAGCAGGAGCTGAGGTCCTCTAGAGATTCAAACGGTGTCCTGCTACTGGGAGACAAGGGAACAAGAGaagggggctggcagggcagctgtgctggcttcATCTGAAGCAGCACAGCACCTGTGTGCAGCATCCATCTCCCTCTTCAAACCATGGAAAGAAATGCTGGGGTCTCCAGCCCCACGCTGTCTCTCTGACCTCAAGTCAGGATGGCATTACAGCTAAGCGCAGGGGTTCATAGCTATGTCCAGGTGAGACATGAACTGTCCAGGGGTAGAGAGTCCATAGATACCTTGGGTGCCACCATACCTGTTGCAAAAGTTTTCCGCCCCATATGTTATGCGCTGCAGCCCCCAACATCTGCTGGACTCCCATCTCTCTGCCACTGTCTTGTGCCGGGACCCCCAGGCTGGACGCTGTGTCCAGATGCTGTCTCAGGAGCACCCAGTTGCAGTTAGCATGACGGTTGCAAGAGTGCGCTGCTGACTAATAGTCAATGTGTGCACTGTGGACACTTGCCCCATACTGCCTCTTCCTGGAGAGCTTCTCACTGCCCACATGGTGCCTGGCCTGTGCCAGCTTTGCATTCGCATTAATGCCATCTTGCCCACGGCTCAGCAACTCCCCCCAGGTCACAGGGAGAAAGGGATGGTGCTCGCAGTCATCCTTGTCTCCTTTCATCCTACCCAACTGCTCTGACAGGGAGAAGTGGAGAACCTGGTCCAGGCTGTTGGTTTTGATCACTGTACCATTCTGCGGCCAGCGTGAGTAGtggtggaggagggagggcaCAGGACTCGGGTGGAGGGTTGCCAGGCTGTGTGCTGGGAGAcggagaaagggagaaaggttGCATAAGGGGAGGGCTGTGGAGGGGAgtggagaaagccaccaggtgCAAACACAGCTCTGGGCCAAGCACGCTgcttcccagtgctgcaggagcaagCACAGCAATTTCCTACAGCCCGTCCCAAAGCCAAGGTCACGTGCCATGCAAGGAGAAGAGGCTTGGGTTGGGAGCAGGGGTTGGGGGACATAGGTCAAAGCTTATCTCTGCACAGAACTTAACATTGTGCGGGGGGCATACTCACCTATATCTTTTCAGCTATACTATGCTCTTGCTGCCTGGGAGAACTGCTGTCCTGCTTTTGGCAGCACTAGGGGGAAAGAAGTTTGGTGTCCCAGGCCTCACCTCAGACTTGTCTCAGGACCCTGCCaaagccccacagcccccatgaGGGTTTAGCAAGCTGTGCTGGGCCCCTGGCGTAGCTGGAGGACCCAGATTCTAGCTTTTCCCCAGGGGATTATTTCAGCCTGACCCATCTTACCTCCTCACTCTGCAGGGTCCTGCTGTGCAAGCGCCAGGAGTCCCGGCCTGCGGAGTGGGTGGCGCGGCAGTTTCTGGGTGTTGTGGCTTGGGTCTTCCCCACCGCTTACTCGGTGCCTGTGGAAAGGGTGGCCAGGGCTATGGTGGCCTGCGTGCTGCAGCCAGGCGAGGGGAaggtggaggtgctggagaacGCGGCCATCCACAGGCTGGGAAAGGCAGTGCCACAGCAGGGCATGTAGTGCAAAAGAGATGGGCAGGAAAGAGCTTGATCACCATTCAGATGCTCTTCTGGGCCGAGGATGAAGGCACAGGTGGGAGAGGAGTGGGGTGCTTGTGTTGCCGTTGTGGAGATAGGGGTGCACTCCTTGCATGGCAGCTGTTTCTGTCAAGCAATCAAAAATGCGGGTGCTGGTTGGTGGGTGAGGAGAAACCGTGGTCTGCTGCCTGGATCCAGCATGCCAGTCCAGGTAAAAACTGGTGTAATCCAGGCAATTTCTTGAATTCAGGCCTTAAATAAAATCCTGTGACtggtttgtttgtgctttgTGTTGAAATTGTGCCTGCCACTTGCACACCACCAGCCCAACCACATCTGTTCACGGATCGCGTCTTTTGGTGACACTTCAAGGAACACGTGGGCAAGTGGCCATGCTGTAGATGgacagaggaaggcagggacaGCAAGTGCCcgtgctggggctgcacccCACAGAGCACCCAGTGGCACCAGTGCCACTTGGATAGCGGGGCCCCTGGGAGCTCAGCAGAAGTTTGAACCCTCCTGGGTTGCTGGCTCTGCCCGCAATCAGTCTCTGCAAACATACAGCACGTGGCTTGTCCTCACTGATGTGCTCCAGTGCACAGGGACTactccagggacactggtgttCAGATCCAGGGCGATGCTTCAGTAGCATGAACACCACACAAATACTTGCCTTGACTTGAAAACACTTGTCACCGCTGGCTCCTCTGGGCTCTCCTTACAGACACAAGCGAACCAGAGCTCAGCCCTGTTCCCAAGGGCGCTCTGTGTCTGCAAGACGTGATGCCAGCCCCGTGCACGTGTCAGGGTGGGTTTGTCCCTGCCCCATGCTGccagggtgctgggaggggagcaggTCCCTGCTGTGGGCACAGCGCGGGCATGAGGAGCCTGCCGTGTCCCAGCGACAGCCCTGAACATTCCCAGGCTTTGTGCTCAGGGTCAAGCAACTTGGCAGCTCCGCAGCTGGGATGCAGGACTTACGTGACTTCCGAATTCCCAGCTGGCCAGGGTCCCAGTGCTCTGGgtaatgctgctttccagggtTTTCTCCTCTTCGACCTCACCCGTGGCTCCTGTGTCAGTGACTTGGATGTGGCAAGTGGAGGGATCCTCCATCTCCTTCCTTCTACGCAAGCGTTTAGTCATCGGGCTGGACCTCAGAAGCTTGGCGGAGGCGGTGGGATGCTGTAACCCCACACTGTGTGCTAATGGGGAGCAAAGGGAGGGCTGTACCTGAAAAACACAACCATGCGTGGGGCTTAGTTCAAAGGTAACAAATAAGGGGCCACAGAGCTGTAATTATTGATCAGACTGTCCTGGTGAGAACAAAAGCCATGCCTTTAGGGTAATATTAATGTCAAAAGGGAAACGAGAGGTAGGCTGGTCAGGAGTGTCACACAAGTATCTGAGGGGTGTTGGACTTATGCAGCACACAAAGGCTGGTCAAACGTGCAGCACTGGATGACATAGGTGTAAATGTACCCCAACGCtctaagagatttttttaaaaaggtgatGTGCTTACACTGGGGAGTGGAAATGAATACTTGAAGTGATAAGACCTTAAAAGAAGTGAAAATTGCatacaaatgagaaaagaaaaaaagaacacaagcTCTGGAAAGTTACAGGTGAAAGTCAGGCTACAGAAGACTTGAGGAAAGCATCCTAAAGGTATAAAAATTAGTCATGACTATGTGAGAAGCAAAAAGTTCTCCAGAGAGCCTCAGGGACAGGATGTGATCAGGCTCCCTGAGAAGAAAAGGGCCATTCAAGAAAGTCTTGCTGAGTTACTTGCATTGGCCTTTGCTGTGGAGGAGCACACACTAGCATCATTCCTCAGGGGACAAACATTTGCATCACTGCTCCAAAGTatgagaggggaggaaggagggggaataaaggtatttttaacCCAATTTATAGAACGTATGGTTAAAAATCTGCCAGAAGGAACACTCAGATGAACTGCCAAATACTCACCTGGGTGAGAATTAGTGATCCCTTTACCAAAAAGTCAATGTTGTTAAATATGatgctaatttttaaaaagttccaGTGGGAACCAGGAAACTGCAGAGCAGTGAGGCTGCCTTCTATAAAAGGCAAGTTGCTAGAAAGGATAATGAAGTCTTGAAATAACAGGGCCCGGATAAATCTGGTGTAATGAGAAACTCCATGTGGCTTTTGAGGGGCCAGTTGCAAGACACAAACCTAGAGCACTGTTGGAAGAAACCAGCCGTGGTGTACACAAAACAATCTGGTCCTCAGAGTGCACTCAGATCTCCAAAAAACCTCTCCCAGAAGGGCTCTTAAACAAATTAAGCTGTcgtgggaagaaaaggaagatctGAGTAGTTTCtaattggaaatattttcttagcaCTCTAAAGCTTTGAAATGGGCAAACCAAACATTTCTTACTGGACAAAGGTCTGTGGAAAATACAAACTATTTCTGCGTAAcccttgtttctttttcagtgtttcagagaaGTCTCTGCTAAAATGCACAACTGCAACCCCAGCACATTGTGTAGTTTCCTTATCACCCTCTCGCAAGGAGTTTCAGCACTCATTTTGGACCTCAATTTCCCCAGCTTGCTCTGTGCGTTCGTTAGACCCCCACCCTGCCCGAAGCAGCTCTCTCTTTCCAGAGGCATCAGCCTCGGCTGCATCTGGAAGGGGAGCCCGAACGGGTGCTTGGTGGCTGCTGGACCAGCATTCGCACAAACTGCCTGACCCCACAGATCCAGGCTCCCCCAGGATTTCAACGCTAACTTTACTACCGAAGGTTAACGAGAAAAATTATTATCTGTGTTCCCAATGGCTCGGCAGCCAACTGTGAGGCTGCGGGGGTTCCCCACGCGGTCCCACGGCCCCGCTGTCCCTCCTTGTCCCAGAGCCGCCAGAACCGTCAGCACCTCTCACCCACCCCTCACTGCCACCCGCTCCCGTCCATGCCAGGAGGCGCCGGCACCCCGCAAACGGCACCTCGCCTTCGAAGGAGCTTATCAAAGCAGCCACTGAGCTGGCAGGCACTGGCCTGGCACTGGGGATGCCCTGGTGGCAACCCTGCTAGAAAACAAATGGCCCTGGCACACTCTGGCCCCGAGGGcagctggcacagcccagcGGAGGTGCTGAGCTTGCAGGGCTGTAGTCCCTAGGAGAGtggggggctgcaccccagctgctggcaggtggGGCAGTTGGGCTCTAGGCATCCCCAAACTGGCCTGAGGCACCTCCGTGCTAATAAAAGAGCCTCCCCCTGACTCCCCTGTGAAAAGGGCAAAGTGATAGCAGCCCGTGAAGGAGTCAAGTACCTCCATCCTCTGCggctgctgttttcttcccctctctgcaAGGAGTGGTGGGGGCGGGTGGGCATGTCAATGCCAGGCAGAGAGAAGGgcagccccccaaaccccaggtcTGGCACCCCTCCTTGGGCGCACCTGGGGGCCTCTAATCAGCCCAAGCCCAGGCAAATGTCATTTGAGCATCTCATTCTCTGCAATTTTAGGGTGCACTTTTTTCATGCAATTTCCATTACAAACCAGTAAAAAGCTAACCCAGGCTATCCAGGGAGATGCAGTTTCTAGCAGACTTCTGTCTTTCCATTGCTGTACTCACATGCTGAAATGCAATCACCAGCTTGCTGCATAATCACAGAACAGCAGGAGACAGGATCATAATGCAGGTCCAAAGTCCATCCAGGAGCCAGCGCCAGGCACACCTCTGATACTgctcagggaggaaaaaggaggcTCAGGGCTGAGCTTAAATGTAGCCCCAGGCTGAGGGGGCAGGTGGGGCTGGTCAGGGCAATTAAGGCCATTAGTGCCCTTGGGGTGTGGACAGCAAGGTCTGCCCAGCTTGGAGCTGTGGGTGTTAAACAAGACACTCATGCACATTTTCACAGTCACCCAGGTAGCTGAGGTCAGGGATGGGCATGTGGTGTTCCCAGGGTGAGCCCACGCCTGAGCAGGATGCCCGGGGGACGCGCTGGCTGGGGTGGGGTGGCAGCCACACACCCTCTGCGGGTGCCTGTGCTGGAGCGGGTATAACTGTACCCGTGTGGGGTGGCGAAGACCTGGGGGGAGCCACTGAGCCAGGGCTTTGGCTGCAGAGCCCCTCGGAGACAGGCTGGTCCCCACGTTTGGCGTGGTTTGGCTCTCCgcgggcagccccagccttgGGTTGACCCGACATTGTGCCCGCTTGCCTGGCTGAGGCCGGGAGAAACTTGTGCCACAGATGTCACAACCATAGGGGGGCACTGGCTCCGTGATTGCGAGTCATCGGAGCAATCAAGGAGGTCTCAGCCGAGCAAACAGAAGCGCCGCAGCAGCGCGCAGCAGCCAGGCTCTAGGTGAGGGAAAGGCTGCGTCCCGGGGGCAGAGCCACgcggggggacagggacccgTCCCTGCTCAGGCCCCAGTTCCCACCctgtgggcagctctgggctccGGCCGCCGTTTTACTGCCCTGAAGGGAGACGGAAAACGGGTCCAAATTCTCCACACAACAAAATTCTGGGTGGGAATTCTTTTTGGCCTCATCAAAGTATCACTGccagacaaaaccagaactTTTACTATgattaaaaggttttttttcttttttaagcttaCATTCAGACAAATTTGTTCTAGAGCAAAAGTCACTGCTACCCAGCAGCCAATAACCACTGTTGAAGCTATGGATATTTTGACATTAGCTACAGCCTTTAAATCAATAGCGAGACTTCTTGTAAACACTTTTACGAAAGTGacatttttcactggaaaaaaaaccttgctTGAATGAAACATTTCTACCTGTCTCTTCTGAATACTGACCTGGAGCCTGATGTGTCATTAAGAAGAAAGCCTGTGGGCTTCCTGAAGCGCCCTAAACAGCAGCTTGGTCCTTCCAGTTTGATTACCTGATCTCACCCCagaaaaaccacatttttcattttcccctcCATGTGAGCttggagggaagaaaacaaaatccagaaGCCGCCGGGGCCGGCTGCGGCTGGACAGCCGGCATTGGTTACGGGGCTGGCGGGGGTCCAGCTGCGGGAGCTATATAGCAGCGAGAAGGGGAGCTGGGCGGCAgacggagctgctgctgcctgtcttAGCCATTGCTCACACTTTTCTCACAGCCGAGGAAAACCACAGCCTGCCAAGATGTGCAAAGGATTAGCAGCGCTGCCCCACACGTGCCTGGAGAGGTGAGAGCGGCCGGCCCATGCGGGGATGCGGGGACAGGGAGGCTCttcccccggcacagccccgccATGGACAGCTCTTAGGGGGACTGGGATTGCCCAGCTCTGAACTGGGAGGACGGGAGGGCTGCTGGCGGGGGCTCAGCGGGATGCTGTGCGTGGCTGGGACCCTCAGGCAGGCGAGCGCTGGTCCAGTCCCAAACTGTCCCCTCTGGTTTGGGAACCTCTCTGCTGGGGAAGTCCCGGCTGCCCCAAATTCCCCACCCCTCCAACCTCAGCTGTTCCCCTGAGCAGGACCACATCGTCCTCAGACCTTAATGTTTGCAAAAGAtgaaagggag encodes:
- the LOC135996831 gene encoding 1-phosphatidylinositol phosphodiesterase-like — its product is MEARCQRSVAFDCTPQPAACCPDWMAGLPDALPLSCLSIPGTHDSLSLFGGRRLRCQSWGLEAQLAAGIRFLDVRCKLVRGELQVYHLCTFQRASLRGVLRRTLRFLRAHPGEAVLMRIKEELPIFSQPGFAAQLRRCLLEEGQGRVWCQEEVPTLGQVRGKIVVLEALAQEVLGIPYEQLSISDAWNVLSLERKWARAQRHLERVAGGDTTTIHLTFCSGNGLFTCPEVVARFVNPRCYQHLQHRRGQPVCWGVVIMDFPGAGLVRLIVESNSLRASRHVTASPSKPTTSPQHPRGREDRTDTAPGPMPLLKNVSAQREKAGF
- the HTATIP2 gene encoding oxidoreductase HTATIP2 — its product is MAAAGGGSCFVLGASGETGRVLLRELLARRLFARVTLVGRRRLSLDEETGAAVEQAVVDFERLSEHAAVFQGHDVGFCCLGTTKAKAGTAGFIRVDRDYVAQAAELARAGGCKHFVLQSSQGANPHSRFLYLRVKGEVENLVQAVGFDHCTILRPAVLLCKRQESRPAEWVARQFLGVVAWVFPTAYSVPVERVARAMVACVLQPGEGKVEVLENAAIHRLGKAVPQQGM